The genomic stretch AAGCCCAGCGCTTGAGAACTGTCCTCAACGCCGTGGTGTATGTACTCGTGTGTACACAACTACTCCAAAGAAGCCTAACTCGGCTTTGCGTAAAGTAGCGAAAGTGCGCTTAACAAACGGCTTTGAAGTGATTTCCTACATCGGTGGTGAAGGCCACAATTTGCAGGAACACTCAGTAGTTCTTATCCGTGGTGGTCGTGTGAAAGACTTGCCTGGTGTGCGTTATCACATCGTGCGTGGTTCACTTGACTTGCAAGGTGTTAAGGACCGTAAGCAATCTCGCTCCAAGTATGGTGCGAAGCGCGCTAAGAAAGCTTAATAGCTTTCTTGCGTAAGTAGCAAGCTCAATTGGAGCTTGCTAAGTAAGTGGTTACTTCGGGTCAATTGTGATCTAGTTGAGTAACTTTGAGGAATGTTCCTCTAACTGAATAAAAATTAGGAGTAGTAATGCCACGTCGTCGTGAGGTACCCAAGCGTGAAATTCTTCCGGATCCAAAGTTTGGAAACGTAGAAGTTGCTAAATTCATGAACGTTTTGATGTTGGACGGTAAAAAATCCGTTGCAGAACGTATCGTTTATGGCGCTTTCGAGCACATCGAAAAGAAAGCCAACAAAGAACCCCTAGAAGTTTTCTCAATCGCCATGGGCAATGTTAAGCCTATCGTTGAGGTAAAGAGCCGCCGTGTTGGTGGTGCTAACTATCAGGTGCCTGTTGAAGTTCGTCCATCACGTCGTTTAGCTTTGGCTATGCGTTGGTTGCGTGAAGCTGCTAAGAAGCGTGGCGAAAAATCTATGGCACAACGTCTTGCTAATGAGTTGATCGAAGCGTCTGAAGGACGCGGCGGCGCGATGAAAAAGCGTGACGAAGTACACCGTATGGCAGAAGCTAATAAAGCTTTCTCTCATTTCCGTTTCTAACAGCTCAGAAAAGCAGAGGACAAAGTGGCACGTAAAACCCCGATTGAGCGTTATCGCAATATTGGTATTTCTGCGCATATTGATGCGGGAAAAACTACAACAACAGAACGTATTTTGTTCTACACCGGTGTTAATCATAAGATCGGTGAAGTGCATGATGGCGCAGCTACCATGGACTGGATGGAACAAGAGCAAGAGCGTGGTATCACCATTACTTCAGCGGCTACAACAGCTTTCTGGAAGGGTATGGCTGGTAACTACCCAGAGCACCGTATCAACATCATCGATACCCCAGGTCACGTAGACTTCACAATTGAAGTTGAGCGTTCAATGCGCGTATTGGACGGTGCTTGCATGGTTTACTGTGCGGTGGGTGGCGTTCAACCACAATCAGAAACAGTTTGGCGTCAAGCAAATAAGTACAAGGTTCCTCGTTTAGCGTTTGTTAATAAGATGGACCGTACTGGCGCTAACTTCTTCAAGGTTTACGATCAAATGCGTATGCGTTTGAAAGCAAATCCAATTCCAGTGCAGATTCCTATCGGCGCAGAAGAAAACTTCAAAGGTGTTGTTGACCTTATCAAGATGAAGGCTATTTTCTGGGACGAAGCATCACAAGGTACTAAGTTCACATACGAAGATATTCCTGCTGAACTACAAGCTAGTGCTGCTGAGTGGCGCGAGAAGATGGTTGAAGCTGCCGCTGAATCATCTGAAGAGTTAATGGATAAATATCTTGGCGGTGAAGCGCTAAGCGAAGAAGAAATTAAAAAAGCGTTGCGTACACGTACGATCGCTAGTGAAATCGTTCCAATGATGTGCGGTACTGCTTTTAAGAACAAAGGCGTGCAAGCTATGTTGGACGCGGTTATTGATTTCATGCCATCACCAGTTGATATTCCACCGGTTACAGGTGAATTAGAGAATGGTGATTCAGGTGAGCGTAAAGCTAGCGATGATGAGAAATTCTCAGCGTTGGCATTTAAGATCATGACTGACCCATTCGTTGGACAGTTAATTTTCTTCCGCGTTTACTCTGGTGTTATTAATTCAGGCGATACGATCTACAACCCAATCAAGGGTAAAAAAGAGCGTATTGGTCGTTTGCTACAGATGCATGCAAACCAACGTGAAGAAATTAAAGAAGTTCGTGCGGGCGACATCGCTGCTGCTGTTGGCTTGAAAGAGGCGACAACAGGTGAGACATTGTGTGATCCAGATAGCATCATCATCTTGGAGCGTATGGTGTTCCCAGAGCCAGTTATTTCTCAAGCGGTTGAGCCAAAGACTAAGGCTGACCAAGAGAAAATGGGCTTGGCGTTGAATCGTTTGGCACAAGAAGATCCTTCATTCCGCGTTAAGACTGACGAAGAGTCAGGTCAAACAATTATTTCTGGTATGGGTGAATTGCACTTGGAAATTCTTGTTGACCGCATGAAGCGCGAGTTTGGTGTTGAAGCAACAGTGGGTAAACCACAGGTTGCTTACCGCGAAACAATCCGCAAAGTTTGCGAAGAAGTTGAAGGTAAGTTTGTTAAGCAGTCTGGTGGTCGTGGTCAATATGGTCACGTGGTATTGAAGTTAGAGCCACAAGAGCCAGGCAAGGGCTTTGAATTCGTTGACGCTATTAAAGGCGGTGTGGTTCCTCGTGAATACATCCCAGCTGTTGACAAAGGTATTCAAGAAACATTGAACAATGGTGTGTTAGCTGGTTATCCAGTTGTTGATATCAAGGCAACATTGTTCTTCGGTTCATACCATGACGTTGACTCTAACGAGAATGCTTTCAGAATGGCCGGCTCAATGGCGTTCAAAGAAGGTATGCGTAGAGCGAACCCAGTATTGCTTGAGCCAATGATGTCTGTTGAAGTTGAGACACCAGAAGAGTTCATGGGTAACGTAATGGGTGACTTGTCATCACGCCGCGGTATTTTGCA from Polynucleobacter sp. MWH-Spelu-300-X4 encodes the following:
- the rpsL gene encoding 30S ribosomal protein S12, with the translated sequence MPTINQLLRSPRTSEIVKSKSPALENCPQRRGVCTRVYTTTPKKPNSALRKVAKVRLTNGFEVISYIGGEGHNLQEHSVVLIRGGRVKDLPGVRYHIVRGSLDLQGVKDRKQSRSKYGAKRAKKA
- the rpsG gene encoding 30S ribosomal protein S7, giving the protein MPRRREVPKREILPDPKFGNVEVAKFMNVLMLDGKKSVAERIVYGAFEHIEKKANKEPLEVFSIAMGNVKPIVEVKSRRVGGANYQVPVEVRPSRRLALAMRWLREAAKKRGEKSMAQRLANELIEASEGRGGAMKKRDEVHRMAEANKAFSHFRF
- the fusA gene encoding elongation factor G — its product is MARKTPIERYRNIGISAHIDAGKTTTTERILFYTGVNHKIGEVHDGAATMDWMEQEQERGITITSAATTAFWKGMAGNYPEHRINIIDTPGHVDFTIEVERSMRVLDGACMVYCAVGGVQPQSETVWRQANKYKVPRLAFVNKMDRTGANFFKVYDQMRMRLKANPIPVQIPIGAEENFKGVVDLIKMKAIFWDEASQGTKFTYEDIPAELQASAAEWREKMVEAAAESSEELMDKYLGGEALSEEEIKKALRTRTIASEIVPMMCGTAFKNKGVQAMLDAVIDFMPSPVDIPPVTGELENGDSGERKASDDEKFSALAFKIMTDPFVGQLIFFRVYSGVINSGDTIYNPIKGKKERIGRLLQMHANQREEIKEVRAGDIAAAVGLKEATTGETLCDPDSIIILERMVFPEPVISQAVEPKTKADQEKMGLALNRLAQEDPSFRVKTDEESGQTIISGMGELHLEILVDRMKREFGVEATVGKPQVAYRETIRKVCEEVEGKFVKQSGGRGQYGHVVLKLEPQEPGKGFEFVDAIKGGVVPREYIPAVDKGIQETLNNGVLAGYPVVDIKATLFFGSYHDVDSNENAFRMAGSMAFKEGMRRANPVLLEPMMSVEVETPEEFMGNVMGDLSSRRGILQGMDDIPGGGKIVRAEVPLAEMFGYSTGLRSLTQGRATYTMEFKHYSEAPKNVADAVIAAKSK